The genome window ACGTTCCAGGTCGATGAACAATTAAGAAGGGCGATCTTATTGGCGGAGCCGCAGTGGTCGCAGAAGGATATACAGATCGAATTGGACTTGTTGCCCTGCGAGATCACCGTGGACAAAGATTTGTTTGATCAAGTCTGGCAGAATTTAATAAACAATGCGATCAAATACACCGGTCCTGAGGGTACCATTCATGTCGAGATTGAGACGTCATCTTCATTCGTGAAGGTATTGATTAGAGATTCTGGACAAGGAATACCTGCGGAAGCCCTCCCGTATATCTTTGATCGATTCTATATGGTGGACAAAGCGCGAAGCAGCTCACTTCGAGGCAATGGGTTAGGGTTGTCCATTGTGATTAAAATTTTGAAATTGCATCAATGTACCATTGATGTAGAGAGTGAAGTTGGAAAAGGTACGCAGTTTGTAGTCACGATTCCCAGATCGCTTATCATATCTTAGGCAACCCAGAATTGAAAGTAGCAATATGAATACAATCGGCTCCTGTACGTTCAGGATTCAGATTGCTTCATATTGCTTTTTTTGATATTAGGATACTTAACAAAATTTCATATATAGTTTTGTTTAGCAGTGAATCATTTGATAAAATAGAAGAGACGTTATGTGAATCTATGAACTTAATCAATTTATCATACACAGAATGGAGCCATTCAATGAACTATCGCAATATGGAAGATTGTATTAACGATCTGGAGCAGCACGGTCATTTGATTCGGGTCAAAGAAGAGGTTGATCCTCATCTGGAAATGGCAGCCATCCATATGAAAGTGCACGAGGCTAAAGGCCCGGCATTGTTATTCGAAAATGTAAAAGGCTCGAAGTTCCAGGCCGTATCGAATCTCTTCGGCACGGTGGAGCGAAGCAAATTCATGTTCCGGGGGACGCTCGAAGGCGTACAACGGGTCATGGCTGTTCGTGACGATCCGATGAAGGCGCTTAAGACGCCATTTCAGCATGTCCGCACTGGTCTTGCCGCATGGCAGGCGCTGCCGAAACAGAAGTCTATTAGCCTACCCGTGTCGGCACAAGAGATTCAAATCTCGGATCTGCCGCTCATCAAGCATTGGCCCATGGACGGTGGGGCATTCGTGACACTGCCGCAAGTGTATTCCGAAGATCCAGATAAACCCGGCATCATGAATTCGAACTTGGGAATGTACCGGGTTCAACTGAATGGCAATGATTTTGAAATGAACAAAGAAATTGGATTACACTATCAGATTCATCGCGGAATTGGTATACATCAAGCCAAAGCGGTCAAAAAAGGAGAACCACTGAAAGTCAGCATTTTCATTGGGGGTCCCCCAGCACATACACTCTCAGCGGTTATGCCTCTGCCTGAAGGACTCAGTGAGATGACATTTGCCGGTTTGCTCGCCGGACGTCGCTTCCGGTACAGTTACAAGGACGGGTATTGCATCAGTAATGATGCTGATTTTGTCATCACGGGTGATATCTACCCAGGCGAGACGAAGCCGGAAGGACCGTTTGGGGATCACCTGGGTTATTACAGTCTGACACATGAATTCCCGTTAATGCGTGTGCACAAAGTCTATGCCAAACCTAATGCTATCTGGCCTTTTACGGTTGTGGGTCGTCCGCCTCAAGAGGATACGGCATTTGGTGATTTGATACATGAGATTACAGGGGATGCCATTAAACAGGAGATTCCGGGCGTCAAAGAAGTACATGCAGTCGATGCGGCAGGGGTCCATCCATTACTGTTCGCCATCGGCAGTGAACGGTATACGCCGTATCAGGCGGTGAAACAGCCAACAGAGCTGCTTACGATTGCCAACCGTATTTTGGGTACAGGTCAGCTCAGTCTGGCGAAGTACCTGTTTATAACTGCTGAGGATCAGCAGCCTCTGGATACCCATAAGGAAGTTGAATTCCTGACCTATATTTTGGAGCGTATCGACCTGCAACGGGATATTCATTTCCACACGCATACAACGATTGATACGCTGGATTACTCCGGTACAGGACTGAACAGCGGAAGCAAGGTTGTGTTTGCCGCATATGGGGACAAGGTTCGGGATCTGTGTACGGAAGTTCCGGAGTCTTTGAAAAACATACGCGGATATGAAAATCCACAGCTCATCATGCCGGGCATCGTCGCAATCCAGACATCAGCCTTCACAAGTTATGCGGATACAGCGCAGGAGATGCAAGCATTCACTTCTCTATTGAAAGAACAGGGAGGTCTGGACTCTTGCCCGATGATTATCCTCTGTGATGACAGTTCGTTCCTGAGTGCTAATCTCAGTAACTTCTTGTGGGCCACGTTTACCCGGAGTAACCCTTCACATGATATGTATGGAGTTAATAGCGGATATGACCACAAGCATTGGGGTTGTGATCAGGTGATTATTGATGCGCGGACCAAACCTCACCAGGCACCGCCACTGATTCCCGATGCTTCGGTTGAGAAGAGCATTGAACGTTTATTTGTTAAAGGGGCAAGTCTGGGTTCAATCAAAATCTAATACGAGTTGTCTTAAAGAAGTTCAAACGGAGCGTTTGAACTTCTTTGGCTTGCTCTGATCCAGCGATAAGACACAAAGGTGTGTAAAAGTTTAAAACCGGGACTAATTTGGATATTGGAGTGAGGATAAAGTCTTACATGTTCGTATTTACCTTTGTGATTAAGGTCGTTTGAACTATGTATGAAATGAAGAATTATAACGATATAAAGAAGTATAGGTATTTTTGTGGCCCCGTTCCATTGGGTGCTGTTACTATAATGAATTGTTCAGGGGGAATACCGATTTGAGAATCCATATTATGAACCTGCAAGACGGAGACCGTCTGACTGCGGATACATTCAGCGATGCAGGATTACACGTTCTCGGGAAGGGAACAGTAATCAGAGGTGAGGATATTACCTTGCTTATGCAGCACCGTGTAGATTATGTAGATATTGAATCACGCGAAGAGGAAATCACTGAGGCAGAATTTTTTGCTGCAGCCGCCAAGCATGCTTCCGGGTTAAGTACAAGTACGAAGGAAGAGCCGCCAGAAGAAGAGATGAAGTCCCAATTTATTCAGACCGTACATAATTATCAAAATGCTTTTCTTGAAGCTCTGACTGTTGGCAAGTTCAACGCCACCATGGTGGATGATGCACTGCAACCGATGGTTGAAGGACTGGATGAGCAGAAAGATGTCGTTCATCTCCTGATGATGCTGGAGCGGGATGATGTCAATAACTATACACATTCAATTCAAGTCGGATTGTTGTCCTTCTACCTCGCGAACTGGCTTGGATATTCTCAAAAAGAGAGTTATCAGATTAGTCGCGGTGGTTATCTGCATGACATTGGAAAGTGCAAAGTCTCCCACCGGATTCGGAACAAAACAGAACCGTTGACAGCGGACGAGCAGCTTGAAATGCAGCGTCACACGATATATGGGCATGAAATCATCAAAAATTCCATGACGGATGAAGCGACAGCACTGGTTGCTCTACAACATCACGAGCGGGAAGATGGGTCGGGTTATCCGATGCAACTTGAGAAAAGTGAAATTCACCCCTATACCCAGATCGTATCTGTAGCTGATATCTATATCGGCATGAGATCCGGGAGTCACGGGGGAAGCAATCCAAACCTCATCAACAACCTAAGAGATATTTATGGAATGGGATTTGGTAAATTGAATGAAAAGCCAGTTCAGGCATTGATGCAGCATTTACTTCCTAATTTTATCGGAAAACAAGTCCTGCTCAGCAATGGAGAAAAAGGTGTTATTGTCATGAACAATACGTCTGATATTTTCAAACCGCTCATCAAAGTGGAGTCGGAAGAATATCGCGATCTTTCCAAAGAGCGTACGCTTGCCATTGATGAATTGCTTATTTAATATCGGCAGC of Paenibacillus sp. FSL R5-0517 contains these proteins:
- a CDS encoding UbiD family decarboxylase → MNYRNMEDCINDLEQHGHLIRVKEEVDPHLEMAAIHMKVHEAKGPALLFENVKGSKFQAVSNLFGTVERSKFMFRGTLEGVQRVMAVRDDPMKALKTPFQHVRTGLAAWQALPKQKSISLPVSAQEIQISDLPLIKHWPMDGGAFVTLPQVYSEDPDKPGIMNSNLGMYRVQLNGNDFEMNKEIGLHYQIHRGIGIHQAKAVKKGEPLKVSIFIGGPPAHTLSAVMPLPEGLSEMTFAGLLAGRRFRYSYKDGYCISNDADFVITGDIYPGETKPEGPFGDHLGYYSLTHEFPLMRVHKVYAKPNAIWPFTVVGRPPQEDTAFGDLIHEITGDAIKQEIPGVKEVHAVDAAGVHPLLFAIGSERYTPYQAVKQPTELLTIANRILGTGQLSLAKYLFITAEDQQPLDTHKEVEFLTYILERIDLQRDIHFHTHTTIDTLDYSGTGLNSGSKVVFAAYGDKVRDLCTEVPESLKNIRGYENPQLIMPGIVAIQTSAFTSYADTAQEMQAFTSLLKEQGGLDSCPMIILCDDSSFLSANLSNFLWATFTRSNPSHDMYGVNSGYDHKHWGCDQVIIDARTKPHQAPPLIPDASVEKSIERLFVKGASLGSIKI
- a CDS encoding HD domain-containing phosphohydrolase; protein product: MRIHIMNLQDGDRLTADTFSDAGLHVLGKGTVIRGEDITLLMQHRVDYVDIESREEEITEAEFFAAAAKHASGLSTSTKEEPPEEEMKSQFIQTVHNYQNAFLEALTVGKFNATMVDDALQPMVEGLDEQKDVVHLLMMLERDDVNNYTHSIQVGLLSFYLANWLGYSQKESYQISRGGYLHDIGKCKVSHRIRNKTEPLTADEQLEMQRHTIYGHEIIKNSMTDEATALVALQHHEREDGSGYPMQLEKSEIHPYTQIVSVADIYIGMRSGSHGGSNPNLINNLRDIYGMGFGKLNEKPVQALMQHLLPNFIGKQVLLSNGEKGVIVMNNTSDIFKPLIKVESEEYRDLSKERTLAIDELLI